A single region of the Branchiostoma lanceolatum isolate klBraLanc5 chromosome 1, klBraLanc5.hap2, whole genome shotgun sequence genome encodes:
- the LOC136444351 gene encoding major vault protein-like isoform X1, which yields MTDRKQGRFSGGNAEESIFRIPPFYYMHVLDQNLNVTRTEVGPKTYIRQDNEKVVLPPEKMITVPPRHYCVVENPVVRGEDGATVYDTSGQVKLVHADLEIRLAQDPFPLFPGETLKQNVTPLKVVSADTALRLRAVLDFEDQTGQKRVAGDEWLFEGPGTYIPRKEVVVDETVRATVILPNQAIKLRARKETEDRDGNHRVTGEEWVVKKVGAYLPGAYEEVVDVVNAYVLTEKKALHMRALRTFKDFKNQTRKSGEEWLITMEDTETHIPDVYEEVVGVINITTLSNREYAVIVDPVGEDGKPQLGQRKLVKGEKSFFLQPGETLEDGIQPMYILEEDEGLILKANEAFKDMDATDDEEADEEVSSKPAGAQQKDGVERKPGDRWMIRGPKEYVPPVEVTVVMKRKAIPLDENEGIYIRNIKTGKVRAVCGQTYMLDQDEESWAKQLPPAVEALLTQNLVLDTGRPAFGSMMNICPDLGEIQQEVQQQVQVQKQQRSQPRYRAAEVGMAVQAYSNVGSDPLADRSDRGTRPRPDQPRDKTKVVTFRVPHNAAVQIYDYKEKKARVVFGPELVLLGPDEQFTQLSLSGGKPKRPNVIKSLCLLLGPDFCTDIIVIETADHARLQLQMSYNWHFDVKDKEKDGKKIFSVPDFVGDACKAVASRVRGAVAGVQFDDFHKNSARIIRASVFGLDESNKVRNVFTFPQNNLVITSVDIQSVEPVDQRTRDSLQKSVTLAIEITTNSQEAAARHEAERVEQEAKGRLERQKIQDEAEAENSRRDLLELQAKSAAVESTGQAKAEAQSRAEAARIEGEAAVEQAKLKAQASKIEAESELERLSTAREAELKYLREQNDMEVAKLREMAEIETTKFKNQVDAIGAQTIQSIALAGPELQVKLLKGLGLTSTLITDGTSPINLFNTAGGLIGAMGGAASGHPARSRRHSDSSED from the exons ATGACGGACAGAAAGCAGGGTCGGTTTTCGGGAGGGAATGCGGAGGAGTCCATCTTCCGCATCCCGCCATTCTACTACATGCACGTGCTGGACCAGAACCTCAACGTCACCAGGACCGAGGTTGGGCCAAAAACCTACATCCGACAGGACAATGAGAA GGTTGTGTTGCCTCCAGAGAAGATGATCACGGTGCCGCCGCGCCACTACTGCGTCGTGGAGAACCCTGTGGTGCGCGGTGAGGATGGGGCCACCGTGTACGACACCAGCGGACAGGTGAAGCTGGTCCACGCCGACCTGGAGATCCGCCTGGCGCAGGACCCCTTCCCACTCTTCCCTGGAGAAACACTCAAACAG AATGTGACGCCCCTGAAAGTGGTCTCTGCGGACACTGCCCTGAGGCTGCGGGCAGTCCTGGACTTTGAAGACCAGACAGGACAGAAGAGAGTGGCCGGAGATGAATGGCTCTTTGAAGGACCAG GCACTTACATTCCAAGGAAGGAGGTTGTAGTTGACGAGACAGTCCGTGCGACCGTGATCTTGCCGAACCAGGCCATCAAGCTGAGGGCGCGCAAGGAGACAGAAGACCGCGATGGCAACCACAGGGTCACAG GTGAAGAGTGGGTTGTGAAGAAGGTGGGAGCCTATCTGCCCGGTGCATATGAGGAGGTTGTGGACGTGGTGAACGCCTATGTCCTGACAGAAAAG AAAGCTCTGCACATGCGAGCGCTGCGGACCTTCAAGGACTTCAAGAACCAGACGAGGAAGAGCGGTGAGGAGTGGCTCATCACAATGGAGGACACCGAGACTCACATTCCGGATGTTTATGAGGAG GTTGTTGGAGTGATCAACATCACGACCCTGAGCAACCGCGAGTACGCCGTGATCGTGGACCCTGTAGGGGAGGATGGGAAACCCCAGTTGGGCCAGCGGAAGCTCGTTAAG GGGGAGAAGTCCTTCTTCCTGCAGCCAGGGGAGACCCTGGAGGACGGGATCCAGCCCATGTACATCTTGGAAGAGGACGAGGGACTCATCCTTAAGGCTAACGAAGCCTTTAAGGACATGGATGCT ACTGACGATGAGGAAGCTGATGAGGAAGTGTCGTCCAAACCAGCCGGCGCCCAG CAGAAGGACGGAGTAGAGCGCAAACCTGGAGACCGCTGGATGATCCGCGGCCCTAAGGAGTATGTTCCGCCCGTGGAGGTTACCGTGGTGATGAAGAGGAAGGCCATTCCATTGGACGAGAACGAGGGTATCTACATCCGGAATATCAAAACTGGCAAG GTCCGTGCGGTCTGCGGACAGACCTACATGTTGGACCAGGATGAGGAGAGTTGGGCCAAACAGCTGCCGCCAGCCGTGGAGGCTCTCCTCACACAAAACTTG GTACTAGACACAGGCAGACCTGCATTTGGGTCTATGATGAACATATGTCCTGATCTAGGGGAAATTCAACAGGAAGTTCAACAACAGGTTCAAGTTCAAAAACAGCAGAGATCTCAGCCTCGCTACAGAGCTGCTGAAGTTGGCATGGCTGTGCAGGCCTACAGTAATGTTGGGAGT gATCCTCTTGCAGACCGAAGCGACCGTGGTACCCGCCCGCGTCCCGATCAGCCACGTGACAAAACCAAGGTCGTGACCTTCCGTGTGCCTCACAACGCTGCTGTCCAGATCTACGACTACAAGGAGAAGAAAGCAAG GGTTGTGTTTGGTCCGGAACTGGTGCTGCTCGGTCCTGATGAACAGTTCACCCAGCTCAGTCTGTCTGGGGGGAAGCCCAAACGACCCAACGTCATCAAGTCCCTGTGCCTGCTCCTCGGGCCTGACTTCTGCACCGACATCATCGTCATAGAGACGGCTGATCATGCCCGTCTGCAGCTGCAGATGAGCTACAACTG GCACTTTGATGTCAAGGACAAGGAGAAAGATGGCAAGAAAATTTTCAGCGTCCCAGACTTTGTCGGCGATGCCTGCAAGGCTGTTGCCTCCCGTGTCCGTGGCGCTGTTGCTGGCGTTCAGTTTGATGATTTCCACAAG AACTCGGCTCGAATCATCAGGGCATCAGTATTTGGTCTGGATGAGAGCAACAAGGTTCGCAATGT TTTCACGTTCCCCCAGAACAACCTTGTGATCACCAGCGTGGACATCCAGTCCGTGGAGCCCGTGGACCAGCGCACACGAGACTCCCTGCAGAAGTCCGTCACGCTCGCCATCGAGATCACCACCAACTCACAGGAGGCGGCGGCCAGGCACGAGGCGGAGCGCGTGGAGCAGGAGGCCAAAGGTCGCCTGGAGCGGCAGAAGATTCAGGACGAGGCAGAGGCGGAGAATTCACGTCGAGACCTGCTGGAACTGCAGGCTAAGAG TGCTGCGGTGGAGAGCACCGGACAAGCCAAAGCAGAGGCCCAGTCTCGCGCCGAGGCAGCCAGGATCGAAGGCGAGGCGGCGGTTGAGCAGGCAAAACTCAAGGCACAGGCCTCCAAGATTGAAGCT GAATCTGAGCTTGAGCGCCTGTCGACAGCGCGCGAGGCCGAGTTGAAGTACTTGCGGGAACAGAACGACATGGAAGTGGCGAAGCTAAGGGAAATGGCCGAAATTGAGACGACGAAGTTCAAGAACCAGGTGGACGCCATCGGCGCCCAGACTATCCAGTCTATCGCCCTGGCCGGTCCTGAGCTACAG GTCAAACTACTGAAGGGCCTGGGCCTGACCTCTACCCTGATCACAGATGGTACTTCTCCCATCAACCTCTTCAACACTGCAGGGGGTCTGATCGGGGCCATGGGCGGGGCAGCCAGTGGCCATCCTGCTCGTTCCCGCCGCCACTCCGATTCCTCGGAAGACTAG
- the LOC136444351 gene encoding major vault protein-like isoform X4, translating to MTDRKQGRFSGGNAEESIFRIPPFYYMHVLDQNLNVTRTEVGPKTYIRQDNEKVVLPPEKMITVPPRHYCVVENPVVRGEDGATVYDTSGQVKLVHADLEIRLAQDPFPLFPGETLKQNVTPLKVVSADTALRLRAVLDFEDQTGQKRVAGDEWLFEGPGTYIPRKEVVVDETVRATVILPNQAIKLRARKETEDRDGNHRVTGEEWVVKKVGAYLPGAYEEVVDVVNAYVLTEKKALHMRALRTFKDFKNQTRKSGEEWLITMEDTETHIPDVYEEVVGVINITTLSNREYAVIVDPVGEDGKPQLGQRKLVKGEKSFFLQPGETLEDGIQPMYILEEDEGLILKANEAFKDMDATDDEEADEEVSSKPAGAQQKDGVERKPGDRWMIRGPKEYVPPVEVTVVMKRKAIPLDENEGIYIRNIKTGKVRAVCGQTYMLDQDEESWAKQLPPAVEALLTQNLDPLADRSDRGTRPRPDQPRDKTKVVTFRVPHNAAVQIYDYKEKKARVVFGPELVLLGPDEQFTQLSLSGGKPKRPNVIKSLCLLLGPDFCTDIIVIETADHARLQLQMSYNWHFDVKDKEKDGKKIFSVPDFVGDACKAVASRVRGAVAGVQFDDFHKNSARIIRASVFGLDESNKVRNVFTFPQNNLVITSVDIQSVEPVDQRTRDSLQKSVTLAIEITTNSQEAAARHEAERVEQEAKGRLERQKIQDEAEAENSRRDLLELQAKSAAVESTGQAKAEAQSRAEAARIEGEAAVEQAKLKAQASKIEAESELERLSTAREAELKYLREQNDMEVAKLREMAEIETTKFKNQVDAIGAQTIQSIALAGPELQVKLLKGLGLTSTLITDGTSPINLFNTAGGLIGAMGGAASGHPARSRRHSDSSED from the exons ATGACGGACAGAAAGCAGGGTCGGTTTTCGGGAGGGAATGCGGAGGAGTCCATCTTCCGCATCCCGCCATTCTACTACATGCACGTGCTGGACCAGAACCTCAACGTCACCAGGACCGAGGTTGGGCCAAAAACCTACATCCGACAGGACAATGAGAA GGTTGTGTTGCCTCCAGAGAAGATGATCACGGTGCCGCCGCGCCACTACTGCGTCGTGGAGAACCCTGTGGTGCGCGGTGAGGATGGGGCCACCGTGTACGACACCAGCGGACAGGTGAAGCTGGTCCACGCCGACCTGGAGATCCGCCTGGCGCAGGACCCCTTCCCACTCTTCCCTGGAGAAACACTCAAACAG AATGTGACGCCCCTGAAAGTGGTCTCTGCGGACACTGCCCTGAGGCTGCGGGCAGTCCTGGACTTTGAAGACCAGACAGGACAGAAGAGAGTGGCCGGAGATGAATGGCTCTTTGAAGGACCAG GCACTTACATTCCAAGGAAGGAGGTTGTAGTTGACGAGACAGTCCGTGCGACCGTGATCTTGCCGAACCAGGCCATCAAGCTGAGGGCGCGCAAGGAGACAGAAGACCGCGATGGCAACCACAGGGTCACAG GTGAAGAGTGGGTTGTGAAGAAGGTGGGAGCCTATCTGCCCGGTGCATATGAGGAGGTTGTGGACGTGGTGAACGCCTATGTCCTGACAGAAAAG AAAGCTCTGCACATGCGAGCGCTGCGGACCTTCAAGGACTTCAAGAACCAGACGAGGAAGAGCGGTGAGGAGTGGCTCATCACAATGGAGGACACCGAGACTCACATTCCGGATGTTTATGAGGAG GTTGTTGGAGTGATCAACATCACGACCCTGAGCAACCGCGAGTACGCCGTGATCGTGGACCCTGTAGGGGAGGATGGGAAACCCCAGTTGGGCCAGCGGAAGCTCGTTAAG GGGGAGAAGTCCTTCTTCCTGCAGCCAGGGGAGACCCTGGAGGACGGGATCCAGCCCATGTACATCTTGGAAGAGGACGAGGGACTCATCCTTAAGGCTAACGAAGCCTTTAAGGACATGGATGCT ACTGACGATGAGGAAGCTGATGAGGAAGTGTCGTCCAAACCAGCCGGCGCCCAG CAGAAGGACGGAGTAGAGCGCAAACCTGGAGACCGCTGGATGATCCGCGGCCCTAAGGAGTATGTTCCGCCCGTGGAGGTTACCGTGGTGATGAAGAGGAAGGCCATTCCATTGGACGAGAACGAGGGTATCTACATCCGGAATATCAAAACTGGCAAG GTCCGTGCGGTCTGCGGACAGACCTACATGTTGGACCAGGATGAGGAGAGTTGGGCCAAACAGCTGCCGCCAGCCGTGGAGGCTCTCCTCACACAAAACTTG gATCCTCTTGCAGACCGAAGCGACCGTGGTACCCGCCCGCGTCCCGATCAGCCACGTGACAAAACCAAGGTCGTGACCTTCCGTGTGCCTCACAACGCTGCTGTCCAGATCTACGACTACAAGGAGAAGAAAGCAAG GGTTGTGTTTGGTCCGGAACTGGTGCTGCTCGGTCCTGATGAACAGTTCACCCAGCTCAGTCTGTCTGGGGGGAAGCCCAAACGACCCAACGTCATCAAGTCCCTGTGCCTGCTCCTCGGGCCTGACTTCTGCACCGACATCATCGTCATAGAGACGGCTGATCATGCCCGTCTGCAGCTGCAGATGAGCTACAACTG GCACTTTGATGTCAAGGACAAGGAGAAAGATGGCAAGAAAATTTTCAGCGTCCCAGACTTTGTCGGCGATGCCTGCAAGGCTGTTGCCTCCCGTGTCCGTGGCGCTGTTGCTGGCGTTCAGTTTGATGATTTCCACAAG AACTCGGCTCGAATCATCAGGGCATCAGTATTTGGTCTGGATGAGAGCAACAAGGTTCGCAATGT TTTCACGTTCCCCCAGAACAACCTTGTGATCACCAGCGTGGACATCCAGTCCGTGGAGCCCGTGGACCAGCGCACACGAGACTCCCTGCAGAAGTCCGTCACGCTCGCCATCGAGATCACCACCAACTCACAGGAGGCGGCGGCCAGGCACGAGGCGGAGCGCGTGGAGCAGGAGGCCAAAGGTCGCCTGGAGCGGCAGAAGATTCAGGACGAGGCAGAGGCGGAGAATTCACGTCGAGACCTGCTGGAACTGCAGGCTAAGAG TGCTGCGGTGGAGAGCACCGGACAAGCCAAAGCAGAGGCCCAGTCTCGCGCCGAGGCAGCCAGGATCGAAGGCGAGGCGGCGGTTGAGCAGGCAAAACTCAAGGCACAGGCCTCCAAGATTGAAGCT GAATCTGAGCTTGAGCGCCTGTCGACAGCGCGCGAGGCCGAGTTGAAGTACTTGCGGGAACAGAACGACATGGAAGTGGCGAAGCTAAGGGAAATGGCCGAAATTGAGACGACGAAGTTCAAGAACCAGGTGGACGCCATCGGCGCCCAGACTATCCAGTCTATCGCCCTGGCCGGTCCTGAGCTACAG GTCAAACTACTGAAGGGCCTGGGCCTGACCTCTACCCTGATCACAGATGGTACTTCTCCCATCAACCTCTTCAACACTGCAGGGGGTCTGATCGGGGCCATGGGCGGGGCAGCCAGTGGCCATCCTGCTCGTTCCCGCCGCCACTCCGATTCCTCGGAAGACTAG
- the LOC136444351 gene encoding major vault protein-like isoform X3, translated as MTDRKQGRFSGGNAEESIFRIPPFYYMHVLDQNLNVTRTEVGPKTYIRQDNEKVVLPPEKMITVPPRHYCVVENPVVRGEDGATVYDTSGQVKLVHADLEIRLAQDPFPLFPGETLKQNVTPLKVVSADTALRLRAVLDFEDQTGQKRVAGDEWLFEGPGTYIPRKEVVVDETVRATVILPNQAIKLRARKETEDRDGNHRVTGEEWVVKKVGAYLPGAYEEVVDVVNAYVLTEKKALHMRALRTFKDFKNQTRKSGEEWLITMEDTETHIPDVYEEVVGVINITTLSNREYAVIVDPVGEDGKPQLGQRKLVKGEKSFFLQPGETLEDGIQPMYILEEDEGLILKANEAFKDMDATDDEEADEEVSSKPAGAQQKDGVERKPGDRWMIRGPKEYVPPVEVTVVMKRKAIPLDENEGIYIRNIKTGKVRAVCGQTYMLDQDEESWAKQLPPAVEALLTQNLVLDTGRPAFGSMMNICPDLGEIQQEVQQQDPLADRSDRGTRPRPDQPRDKTKVVTFRVPHNAAVQIYDYKEKKARVVFGPELVLLGPDEQFTQLSLSGGKPKRPNVIKSLCLLLGPDFCTDIIVIETADHARLQLQMSYNWHFDVKDKEKDGKKIFSVPDFVGDACKAVASRVRGAVAGVQFDDFHKNSARIIRASVFGLDESNKVRNVFTFPQNNLVITSVDIQSVEPVDQRTRDSLQKSVTLAIEITTNSQEAAARHEAERVEQEAKGRLERQKIQDEAEAENSRRDLLELQAKSAAVESTGQAKAEAQSRAEAARIEGEAAVEQAKLKAQASKIEAESELERLSTAREAELKYLREQNDMEVAKLREMAEIETTKFKNQVDAIGAQTIQSIALAGPELQVKLLKGLGLTSTLITDGTSPINLFNTAGGLIGAMGGAASGHPARSRRHSDSSED; from the exons ATGACGGACAGAAAGCAGGGTCGGTTTTCGGGAGGGAATGCGGAGGAGTCCATCTTCCGCATCCCGCCATTCTACTACATGCACGTGCTGGACCAGAACCTCAACGTCACCAGGACCGAGGTTGGGCCAAAAACCTACATCCGACAGGACAATGAGAA GGTTGTGTTGCCTCCAGAGAAGATGATCACGGTGCCGCCGCGCCACTACTGCGTCGTGGAGAACCCTGTGGTGCGCGGTGAGGATGGGGCCACCGTGTACGACACCAGCGGACAGGTGAAGCTGGTCCACGCCGACCTGGAGATCCGCCTGGCGCAGGACCCCTTCCCACTCTTCCCTGGAGAAACACTCAAACAG AATGTGACGCCCCTGAAAGTGGTCTCTGCGGACACTGCCCTGAGGCTGCGGGCAGTCCTGGACTTTGAAGACCAGACAGGACAGAAGAGAGTGGCCGGAGATGAATGGCTCTTTGAAGGACCAG GCACTTACATTCCAAGGAAGGAGGTTGTAGTTGACGAGACAGTCCGTGCGACCGTGATCTTGCCGAACCAGGCCATCAAGCTGAGGGCGCGCAAGGAGACAGAAGACCGCGATGGCAACCACAGGGTCACAG GTGAAGAGTGGGTTGTGAAGAAGGTGGGAGCCTATCTGCCCGGTGCATATGAGGAGGTTGTGGACGTGGTGAACGCCTATGTCCTGACAGAAAAG AAAGCTCTGCACATGCGAGCGCTGCGGACCTTCAAGGACTTCAAGAACCAGACGAGGAAGAGCGGTGAGGAGTGGCTCATCACAATGGAGGACACCGAGACTCACATTCCGGATGTTTATGAGGAG GTTGTTGGAGTGATCAACATCACGACCCTGAGCAACCGCGAGTACGCCGTGATCGTGGACCCTGTAGGGGAGGATGGGAAACCCCAGTTGGGCCAGCGGAAGCTCGTTAAG GGGGAGAAGTCCTTCTTCCTGCAGCCAGGGGAGACCCTGGAGGACGGGATCCAGCCCATGTACATCTTGGAAGAGGACGAGGGACTCATCCTTAAGGCTAACGAAGCCTTTAAGGACATGGATGCT ACTGACGATGAGGAAGCTGATGAGGAAGTGTCGTCCAAACCAGCCGGCGCCCAG CAGAAGGACGGAGTAGAGCGCAAACCTGGAGACCGCTGGATGATCCGCGGCCCTAAGGAGTATGTTCCGCCCGTGGAGGTTACCGTGGTGATGAAGAGGAAGGCCATTCCATTGGACGAGAACGAGGGTATCTACATCCGGAATATCAAAACTGGCAAG GTCCGTGCGGTCTGCGGACAGACCTACATGTTGGACCAGGATGAGGAGAGTTGGGCCAAACAGCTGCCGCCAGCCGTGGAGGCTCTCCTCACACAAAACTTG GTACTAGACACAGGCAGACCTGCATTTGGGTCTATGATGAACATATGTCCTGATCTAGGGGAAATTCAACAGGAAGTTCAACAACAG gATCCTCTTGCAGACCGAAGCGACCGTGGTACCCGCCCGCGTCCCGATCAGCCACGTGACAAAACCAAGGTCGTGACCTTCCGTGTGCCTCACAACGCTGCTGTCCAGATCTACGACTACAAGGAGAAGAAAGCAAG GGTTGTGTTTGGTCCGGAACTGGTGCTGCTCGGTCCTGATGAACAGTTCACCCAGCTCAGTCTGTCTGGGGGGAAGCCCAAACGACCCAACGTCATCAAGTCCCTGTGCCTGCTCCTCGGGCCTGACTTCTGCACCGACATCATCGTCATAGAGACGGCTGATCATGCCCGTCTGCAGCTGCAGATGAGCTACAACTG GCACTTTGATGTCAAGGACAAGGAGAAAGATGGCAAGAAAATTTTCAGCGTCCCAGACTTTGTCGGCGATGCCTGCAAGGCTGTTGCCTCCCGTGTCCGTGGCGCTGTTGCTGGCGTTCAGTTTGATGATTTCCACAAG AACTCGGCTCGAATCATCAGGGCATCAGTATTTGGTCTGGATGAGAGCAACAAGGTTCGCAATGT TTTCACGTTCCCCCAGAACAACCTTGTGATCACCAGCGTGGACATCCAGTCCGTGGAGCCCGTGGACCAGCGCACACGAGACTCCCTGCAGAAGTCCGTCACGCTCGCCATCGAGATCACCACCAACTCACAGGAGGCGGCGGCCAGGCACGAGGCGGAGCGCGTGGAGCAGGAGGCCAAAGGTCGCCTGGAGCGGCAGAAGATTCAGGACGAGGCAGAGGCGGAGAATTCACGTCGAGACCTGCTGGAACTGCAGGCTAAGAG TGCTGCGGTGGAGAGCACCGGACAAGCCAAAGCAGAGGCCCAGTCTCGCGCCGAGGCAGCCAGGATCGAAGGCGAGGCGGCGGTTGAGCAGGCAAAACTCAAGGCACAGGCCTCCAAGATTGAAGCT GAATCTGAGCTTGAGCGCCTGTCGACAGCGCGCGAGGCCGAGTTGAAGTACTTGCGGGAACAGAACGACATGGAAGTGGCGAAGCTAAGGGAAATGGCCGAAATTGAGACGACGAAGTTCAAGAACCAGGTGGACGCCATCGGCGCCCAGACTATCCAGTCTATCGCCCTGGCCGGTCCTGAGCTACAG GTCAAACTACTGAAGGGCCTGGGCCTGACCTCTACCCTGATCACAGATGGTACTTCTCCCATCAACCTCTTCAACACTGCAGGGGGTCTGATCGGGGCCATGGGCGGGGCAGCCAGTGGCCATCCTGCTCGTTCCCGCCGCCACTCCGATTCCTCGGAAGACTAG
- the LOC136444351 gene encoding major vault protein-like isoform X2 translates to MTDRKQGRFSGGNAEESIFRIPPFYYMHVLDQNLNVTRTEVGPKTYIRQDNEKVVLPPEKMITVPPRHYCVVENPVVRGEDGATVYDTSGQVKLVHADLEIRLAQDPFPLFPGETLKQNVTPLKVVSADTALRLRAVLDFEDQTGQKRVAGDEWLFEGPGTYIPRKEVVVDETVRATVILPNQAIKLRARKETEDRDGNHRVTGEEWVVKKVGAYLPGAYEEVVDVVNAYVLTEKKALHMRALRTFKDFKNQTRKSGEEWLITMEDTETHIPDVYEEVVGVINITTLSNREYAVIVDPVGEDGKPQLGQRKLVKGEKSFFLQPGETLEDGIQPMYILEEDEGLILKANEAFKDMDAQKDGVERKPGDRWMIRGPKEYVPPVEVTVVMKRKAIPLDENEGIYIRNIKTGKVRAVCGQTYMLDQDEESWAKQLPPAVEALLTQNLVLDTGRPAFGSMMNICPDLGEIQQEVQQQVQVQKQQRSQPRYRAAEVGMAVQAYSNVGSDPLADRSDRGTRPRPDQPRDKTKVVTFRVPHNAAVQIYDYKEKKARVVFGPELVLLGPDEQFTQLSLSGGKPKRPNVIKSLCLLLGPDFCTDIIVIETADHARLQLQMSYNWHFDVKDKEKDGKKIFSVPDFVGDACKAVASRVRGAVAGVQFDDFHKNSARIIRASVFGLDESNKVRNVFTFPQNNLVITSVDIQSVEPVDQRTRDSLQKSVTLAIEITTNSQEAAARHEAERVEQEAKGRLERQKIQDEAEAENSRRDLLELQAKSAAVESTGQAKAEAQSRAEAARIEGEAAVEQAKLKAQASKIEAESELERLSTAREAELKYLREQNDMEVAKLREMAEIETTKFKNQVDAIGAQTIQSIALAGPELQVKLLKGLGLTSTLITDGTSPINLFNTAGGLIGAMGGAASGHPARSRRHSDSSED, encoded by the exons ATGACGGACAGAAAGCAGGGTCGGTTTTCGGGAGGGAATGCGGAGGAGTCCATCTTCCGCATCCCGCCATTCTACTACATGCACGTGCTGGACCAGAACCTCAACGTCACCAGGACCGAGGTTGGGCCAAAAACCTACATCCGACAGGACAATGAGAA GGTTGTGTTGCCTCCAGAGAAGATGATCACGGTGCCGCCGCGCCACTACTGCGTCGTGGAGAACCCTGTGGTGCGCGGTGAGGATGGGGCCACCGTGTACGACACCAGCGGACAGGTGAAGCTGGTCCACGCCGACCTGGAGATCCGCCTGGCGCAGGACCCCTTCCCACTCTTCCCTGGAGAAACACTCAAACAG AATGTGACGCCCCTGAAAGTGGTCTCTGCGGACACTGCCCTGAGGCTGCGGGCAGTCCTGGACTTTGAAGACCAGACAGGACAGAAGAGAGTGGCCGGAGATGAATGGCTCTTTGAAGGACCAG GCACTTACATTCCAAGGAAGGAGGTTGTAGTTGACGAGACAGTCCGTGCGACCGTGATCTTGCCGAACCAGGCCATCAAGCTGAGGGCGCGCAAGGAGACAGAAGACCGCGATGGCAACCACAGGGTCACAG GTGAAGAGTGGGTTGTGAAGAAGGTGGGAGCCTATCTGCCCGGTGCATATGAGGAGGTTGTGGACGTGGTGAACGCCTATGTCCTGACAGAAAAG AAAGCTCTGCACATGCGAGCGCTGCGGACCTTCAAGGACTTCAAGAACCAGACGAGGAAGAGCGGTGAGGAGTGGCTCATCACAATGGAGGACACCGAGACTCACATTCCGGATGTTTATGAGGAG GTTGTTGGAGTGATCAACATCACGACCCTGAGCAACCGCGAGTACGCCGTGATCGTGGACCCTGTAGGGGAGGATGGGAAACCCCAGTTGGGCCAGCGGAAGCTCGTTAAG GGGGAGAAGTCCTTCTTCCTGCAGCCAGGGGAGACCCTGGAGGACGGGATCCAGCCCATGTACATCTTGGAAGAGGACGAGGGACTCATCCTTAAGGCTAACGAAGCCTTTAAGGACATGGATGCT CAGAAGGACGGAGTAGAGCGCAAACCTGGAGACCGCTGGATGATCCGCGGCCCTAAGGAGTATGTTCCGCCCGTGGAGGTTACCGTGGTGATGAAGAGGAAGGCCATTCCATTGGACGAGAACGAGGGTATCTACATCCGGAATATCAAAACTGGCAAG GTCCGTGCGGTCTGCGGACAGACCTACATGTTGGACCAGGATGAGGAGAGTTGGGCCAAACAGCTGCCGCCAGCCGTGGAGGCTCTCCTCACACAAAACTTG GTACTAGACACAGGCAGACCTGCATTTGGGTCTATGATGAACATATGTCCTGATCTAGGGGAAATTCAACAGGAAGTTCAACAACAGGTTCAAGTTCAAAAACAGCAGAGATCTCAGCCTCGCTACAGAGCTGCTGAAGTTGGCATGGCTGTGCAGGCCTACAGTAATGTTGGGAGT gATCCTCTTGCAGACCGAAGCGACCGTGGTACCCGCCCGCGTCCCGATCAGCCACGTGACAAAACCAAGGTCGTGACCTTCCGTGTGCCTCACAACGCTGCTGTCCAGATCTACGACTACAAGGAGAAGAAAGCAAG GGTTGTGTTTGGTCCGGAACTGGTGCTGCTCGGTCCTGATGAACAGTTCACCCAGCTCAGTCTGTCTGGGGGGAAGCCCAAACGACCCAACGTCATCAAGTCCCTGTGCCTGCTCCTCGGGCCTGACTTCTGCACCGACATCATCGTCATAGAGACGGCTGATCATGCCCGTCTGCAGCTGCAGATGAGCTACAACTG GCACTTTGATGTCAAGGACAAGGAGAAAGATGGCAAGAAAATTTTCAGCGTCCCAGACTTTGTCGGCGATGCCTGCAAGGCTGTTGCCTCCCGTGTCCGTGGCGCTGTTGCTGGCGTTCAGTTTGATGATTTCCACAAG AACTCGGCTCGAATCATCAGGGCATCAGTATTTGGTCTGGATGAGAGCAACAAGGTTCGCAATGT TTTCACGTTCCCCCAGAACAACCTTGTGATCACCAGCGTGGACATCCAGTCCGTGGAGCCCGTGGACCAGCGCACACGAGACTCCCTGCAGAAGTCCGTCACGCTCGCCATCGAGATCACCACCAACTCACAGGAGGCGGCGGCCAGGCACGAGGCGGAGCGCGTGGAGCAGGAGGCCAAAGGTCGCCTGGAGCGGCAGAAGATTCAGGACGAGGCAGAGGCGGAGAATTCACGTCGAGACCTGCTGGAACTGCAGGCTAAGAG TGCTGCGGTGGAGAGCACCGGACAAGCCAAAGCAGAGGCCCAGTCTCGCGCCGAGGCAGCCAGGATCGAAGGCGAGGCGGCGGTTGAGCAGGCAAAACTCAAGGCACAGGCCTCCAAGATTGAAGCT GAATCTGAGCTTGAGCGCCTGTCGACAGCGCGCGAGGCCGAGTTGAAGTACTTGCGGGAACAGAACGACATGGAAGTGGCGAAGCTAAGGGAAATGGCCGAAATTGAGACGACGAAGTTCAAGAACCAGGTGGACGCCATCGGCGCCCAGACTATCCAGTCTATCGCCCTGGCCGGTCCTGAGCTACAG GTCAAACTACTGAAGGGCCTGGGCCTGACCTCTACCCTGATCACAGATGGTACTTCTCCCATCAACCTCTTCAACACTGCAGGGGGTCTGATCGGGGCCATGGGCGGGGCAGCCAGTGGCCATCCTGCTCGTTCCCGCCGCCACTCCGATTCCTCGGAAGACTAG